A genomic segment from Orrella daihaiensis encodes:
- a CDS encoding DUF4214 domain-containing protein, producing MSTELEVYQDQVAKLYIAFFGRAPEADGFNHWVAALTNGAKLTELAATFAQTVEFERTYGDATVRDAVSRFYENTLNREVDPDGLDFWVGKVNEGYPFYDIANAIIDTAFKGGPDVNPLDQALVENKVTVAKYVAITLASNDFALAAGALEGVTADPASVQMIRARLDALANPDASNSDAGDSNAGGQTTEPPVNSQIQSGGDGGGGDGGTPVAPAPIQGTANADTLTGTDGNDTIISGGGTDEMTGGGGNDTFDVNASGTATITDLSTGDILIVRNGSTAIANNVSAFVATAATRNEGGSATLNAATTSSTINLNLATVTTVATNGYTLNGGDGADSLTGSSANDTINGNGGDDTITGGAGADVINPGAGRNTVYAGDGLDVVRIDSVLPNFIYLGTGGASNLTTVEVSSSVPERVTTIIAGTANADMRAIVTGSVGVAMSGATAGPGASVSFTGGDGDDRIFGSTGNDTLLGGDGNDVISGFGGTNTLDGGAGDDSLTSEGSGDTLTGGLGADTFSVSGQSATITDLGDGADILLAYGSAVVNAAVVDDYTSTVSNVNTSVGAVTLSGDFNIDMSIGSDDSITGYHLIGGASANTLIGSRFADTITGGAGADSLTGGAGQDLLIADDTDTIDGGDDTDTAVFTAAVSAANLLDADLVNVENVGVRGAYTFDFSAQTEALNITGSSGIGDDAAKTIVGGTGNDTILGGSGNDVIIGGAGDDTIAGGAGADRLTGGAGDNVITDAGVGADIITHNAANSTVEIEVTGSDWINVAALEDGATVTAGGDTATNRRVDGSTSTASVTIDGGALTTGEGSYITGSGADTIDGGGGDDYIEAGAGNDTIDSGGGDDYIDAGGGDDTINGGDGADEIYGMAGSDRIDGGDGADKIYGGVGVDTLTGGAGNDIFYFERIDATSGDSPDQAKDSITDFGNGTDQIRIIDNTGLLTGIDLTSSDVTLVFPHSTGPTGELRVNHQNTSSPFVTVIKVTTHDGTVLAIDERHISLDVTLANGGNRTAVGGDLGDTIAGGNGNDTIRGGGGDDLFFGFEGDDTLYGDAGNDRIFGSDGNDTIIGGAGADFLMGNNGADTFVYADGATGITLATADTILDFATGIDKIKTNVAGLTSADVTIADGTLITSLEEFVSDAERAFHVSNSGDSVYVAWNVANISEGNALVAIDQNGNDIFDNNDSLIILSGINQSTGIAQADFIA from the coding sequence ATGTCAACCGAGTTAGAGGTCTATCAGGATCAAGTCGCAAAGCTATACATTGCGTTTTTTGGGCGGGCGCCTGAGGCCGATGGGTTTAATCACTGGGTCGCTGCGCTAACTAATGGGGCAAAGCTAACTGAGCTTGCAGCGACGTTTGCTCAGACAGTGGAGTTTGAGCGGACGTATGGTGATGCGACCGTCAGGGATGCGGTCAGTCGGTTCTACGAGAACACACTGAATCGAGAAGTGGATCCCGATGGCCTTGACTTCTGGGTAGGTAAGGTCAACGAGGGCTACCCTTTCTATGACATTGCCAATGCCATCATCGACACAGCCTTTAAGGGAGGTCCGGATGTCAATCCGCTGGACCAGGCTTTAGTAGAAAACAAAGTCACTGTTGCAAAGTACGTGGCGATCACGCTAGCTAGTAATGATTTTGCGTTAGCCGCAGGCGCACTTGAAGGTGTAACCGCTGACCCGGCATCGGTGCAGATGATCAGGGCTCGGCTTGATGCACTGGCGAACCCTGACGCCAGCAATTCAGACGCTGGTGATTCAAATGCGGGTGGTCAAACAACGGAGCCGCCCGTCAACTCTCAAATCCAGAGCGGCGGAGACGGGGGTGGCGGGGATGGTGGCACCCCAGTGGCACCAGCCCCAATTCAAGGCACGGCTAATGCCGATACGTTAACTGGCACTGACGGTAATGACACGATTATCAGTGGTGGTGGCACTGATGAGATGACCGGTGGTGGTGGCAACGACACGTTTGATGTGAACGCATCGGGCACAGCGACCATTACGGACTTATCGACTGGAGATATTTTAATTGTTCGCAACGGATCAACCGCGATAGCTAACAACGTGTCTGCCTTTGTGGCAACAGCGGCTACCAGGAACGAGGGTGGTAGCGCGACTCTCAATGCTGCAACAACCAGTTCCACGATTAATTTGAATCTGGCTACAGTGACTACGGTAGCTACCAACGGCTACACGCTAAATGGCGGTGACGGTGCAGACAGCCTGACGGGATCTAGTGCAAACGATACGATCAACGGCAATGGTGGTGATGACACTATCACGGGTGGTGCAGGTGCGGATGTCATCAATCCTGGGGCGGGTCGCAATACCGTGTACGCGGGTGATGGACTCGACGTTGTGAGAATTGACAGCGTACTTCCTAATTTTATCTATCTGGGTACAGGCGGTGCGTCAAATCTTACAACAGTAGAGGTAAGCAGTTCCGTTCCGGAACGCGTCACCACAATTATCGCTGGTACGGCTAATGCTGACATGCGTGCAATAGTAACTGGCTCAGTCGGAGTTGCAATGAGTGGAGCAACGGCCGGTCCTGGGGCGAGTGTCAGTTTTACGGGTGGTGATGGAGACGATAGGATTTTCGGGAGCACTGGCAATGATACTTTGCTAGGCGGTGACGGCAACGACGTCATCTCCGGCTTTGGTGGTACCAACACCCTCGATGGAGGTGCCGGTGACGACAGCCTGACGTCGGAAGGCAGTGGCGATACGCTTACGGGCGGGTTAGGTGCAGATACATTCTCAGTCTCTGGCCAATCCGCCACCATTACCGATCTTGGTGATGGTGCTGATATCTTGCTGGCATATGGATCTGCGGTTGTGAATGCCGCTGTCGTGGATGACTACACGTCAACGGTCTCTAACGTAAACACGAGCGTTGGTGCCGTCACTTTATCAGGCGACTTCAACATCGATATGAGCATTGGATCCGACGATAGCATCACAGGCTATCATTTGATTGGTGGCGCAAGTGCAAATACGTTAATTGGATCTAGATTTGCGGATACCATTACGGGTGGTGCAGGTGCGGATTCGCTGACTGGTGGGGCGGGACAAGACTTATTGATCGCCGACGACACCGACACGATCGACGGTGGTGACGATACTGACACGGCAGTATTTACGGCAGCTGTTTCGGCAGCGAATTTGCTGGACGCAGATTTGGTGAACGTTGAGAATGTGGGTGTGAGAGGTGCCTACACCTTCGACTTTAGCGCTCAAACTGAAGCACTGAATATTACGGGTAGTTCAGGTATAGGCGATGATGCTGCTAAGACCATCGTTGGCGGTACCGGGAATGACACCATCCTCGGCGGCTCTGGAAATGACGTCATCATTGGTGGTGCGGGCGATGACACCATTGCGGGTGGTGCAGGTGCGGATAGGCTGACTGGTGGGGCTGGTGACAATGTCATCACCGATGCTGGCGTTGGTGCGGACATTATTACCCACAACGCTGCAAATTCGACAGTAGAAATCGAAGTGACGGGATCGGATTGGATCAACGTAGCAGCTCTGGAAGATGGTGCCACCGTAACGGCTGGTGGTGACACTGCGACTAATCGACGTGTCGATGGCTCAACTTCGACTGCCTCCGTAACCATTGATGGAGGTGCACTAACGACTGGTGAAGGCAGTTACATCACCGGTTCTGGTGCAGATACGATTGATGGTGGCGGCGGTGATGACTACATTGAAGCCGGAGCTGGTAACGACACAATTGATAGTGGCGGAGGTGATGACTACATTGATGCAGGGGGTGGTGACGACACAATTAATGGTGGTGATGGCGCTGACGAAATTTATGGAATGGCGGGTAGCGACAGAATTGATGGAGGTGATGGCGCTGACAAAATTTATGGTGGGGTGGGTGTTGATACGCTAACTGGTGGGGCTGGCAACGATATCTTTTATTTCGAGCGTATCGATGCAACGTCGGGAGACAGTCCTGACCAGGCAAAAGACTCGATCACCGACTTCGGTAATGGAACAGACCAAATACGCATCATTGATAATACTGGTCTATTGACTGGGATTGACTTAACCAGCAGCGATGTTACTCTCGTGTTCCCTCACAGCACTGGGCCGACTGGTGAGCTGAGGGTGAATCATCAAAATACCTCTTCCCCTTTTGTAACCGTCATTAAGGTGACTACACACGATGGTACAGTCTTGGCCATTGACGAACGTCACATCAGTTTGGATGTAACACTGGCGAATGGTGGTAACAGAACTGCAGTAGGTGGTGACTTAGGAGACACCATTGCGGGGGGCAATGGCAATGACACTATTAGGGGCGGTGGTGGCGACGATTTGTTCTTTGGATTTGAGGGCGATGACACCCTCTATGGTGACGCCGGAAACGACCGAATTTTTGGCAGCGATGGCAACGACACCATCATTGGCGGCGCGGGTGCCGATTTTCTAATGGGTAACAATGGGGCTGATACTTTTGTGTACGCAGACGGTGCAACTGGCATCACACTTGCTACGGCAGACACAATCCTTGACTTTGCTACTGGCATAGACAAAATTAAAACTAATGTCGCTGGCTTGACATCGGCAGACGTCACTATCGCTGACGGAACTTTGATAACCAGCCTAGAGGAATTCGTCTCGGATGCGGAAAGGGCTTTCCACGTGTCAAACAGTGGTGATTCTGTGTATGTGGCATGGAACGTTGCGAATATTTCCGAAGGCAACGCATTGGTAGCAATCGATCAGAACGGTAATGACATATTTGATAATAACGACTCATTAATTATTCTTTCGGGCATCAATCAAAGCACGGGGATTGCTCAGGCGGACTTTATTGCCTAA
- a CDS encoding sensor histidine kinase codes for MLVQYCLDGQDIETLKEAAACQYGNYGDLSLKMRYASTRWAKVTAQTVDRPGLLTIHVAPHLLQEVEIYDGQTGAGLAGPIGTQYPYSSEHGLLAGYTFAFDLDTAGQHTFYVRMVTYGLPYSFVEASLDPVTAQEQNQQIGLGIHLGVLGLLTLISTTVYIATRSRIMGVFALNILSLLLSILLGSGLMYVYLWPNSPGFNEWLFTTLFYLKPALWVLLAQTFLLPYQTPNWYRPACNIAYVVVLLMLGLSWLGHKEISNWLMLVFGVTLIPLMQLVAIRETSDIRALYRRILMLGYGLGALVMWIGLLITLYPSDNPRLPIQLSRLVDYVNPIVLLALVMFHYRETVTQLAVAEEENLTMRLGLEFEQRLREERKLMIDMLTHELKNPLASISMAMGSLSNAFKDSDSPVKRRLKNIDQSVRSMDLVLERCNLMNQLDHSALPFSPETVNLRNVMSNIIERFAEGDRVSLHFSGSDTFATDPQFFQMMVSNLIENALKYSAPNSEIKVSMTQSATNETSRLVIEVKNQIGSHGFPDKAQVFARFYRHPSARDKAGSGVGLYLVKALTKLLNGRITYEHDTEHVVFRIELPETTSDA; via the coding sequence GTGTTGGTGCAATATTGCCTCGATGGGCAAGATATAGAGACACTCAAAGAAGCGGCGGCGTGCCAATACGGTAATTACGGTGACCTATCCTTAAAAATGCGCTATGCCAGCACGCGTTGGGCCAAGGTAACGGCACAAACAGTTGACCGGCCAGGTCTACTAACCATCCATGTTGCGCCCCACCTACTACAAGAAGTCGAGATCTACGATGGGCAAACAGGTGCAGGCTTAGCGGGTCCAATTGGCACACAATATCCCTACTCATCCGAACACGGACTACTTGCCGGTTACACCTTCGCATTTGATCTAGACACCGCTGGCCAGCACACTTTCTACGTAAGGATGGTGACCTATGGCCTGCCGTACAGCTTTGTCGAAGCATCTCTAGATCCTGTCACTGCCCAAGAGCAGAATCAGCAAATCGGTTTAGGCATTCACCTCGGTGTCTTAGGCTTGCTGACATTGATCAGCACAACCGTATACATCGCCACGCGTAGTCGTATCATGGGTGTGTTTGCTTTAAACATCTTGAGTTTGTTGCTGAGCATCTTGTTGGGATCGGGCTTGATGTACGTCTATTTATGGCCTAACTCACCCGGCTTTAACGAATGGCTATTTACAACACTGTTCTATCTAAAGCCAGCACTCTGGGTACTACTGGCTCAAACCTTTTTACTGCCATACCAGACCCCTAATTGGTATCGCCCAGCCTGCAACATAGCTTACGTGGTCGTATTGCTGATGCTCGGCTTGTCGTGGTTGGGGCATAAAGAGATCAGCAATTGGTTGATGCTGGTGTTTGGCGTGACGCTCATACCATTGATGCAGCTAGTGGCTATCCGCGAAACATCTGACATCCGAGCCTTGTATAGGCGCATACTGATGCTGGGATACGGCCTCGGCGCCCTGGTGATGTGGATAGGACTCTTGATCACCCTTTATCCAAGCGACAATCCACGCCTACCCATTCAGTTATCTAGATTGGTCGATTACGTCAATCCAATTGTGTTGCTCGCATTAGTGATGTTTCACTATCGAGAAACAGTCACTCAGCTTGCCGTAGCCGAAGAAGAAAACCTGACCATGCGACTTGGCTTGGAGTTCGAACAAAGACTGCGTGAAGAAAGAAAGCTGATGATCGACATGTTGACACATGAGCTTAAAAATCCATTGGCTAGCATCAGCATGGCCATGGGTTCGCTGTCCAACGCGTTTAAGGACAGCGACAGTCCTGTAAAGCGTCGCCTTAAAAATATCGATCAATCAGTGCGCAGCATGGATTTAGTGCTTGAGCGCTGTAACCTCATGAATCAGCTTGATCACAGCGCACTGCCATTCAGCCCAGAGACTGTCAACCTGCGCAACGTCATGTCGAACATCATCGAACGATTTGCCGAAGGTGACCGAGTATCGCTCCATTTCTCAGGTTCAGATACGTTTGCTACTGACCCGCAGTTTTTTCAGATGATGGTCTCTAATTTGATAGAGAATGCACTTAAATACTCTGCACCGAATAGCGAGATCAAAGTGTCAATGACGCAGTCGGCGACCAACGAAACATCACGCCTAGTCATTGAAGTCAAGAACCAAATTGGCAGCCACGGTTTTCCCGACAAAGCCCAAGTATTTGCTCGTTTCTATCGCCATC